The genomic stretch TCGATGAGTTCGTCCAGTGCGGGCGCGCGTGTCGCTTCCTGCAAAATCAGGTAGTCGCCGTCTGTAATTTTTTCGATCCGAGGCGTGGTTTTTTCGCGATAGACGCAGATTCGCTGCGGTTGCGGCGGCTGCTCGAATTCGGCGGGCGGCTTGGCGTGTTGGTGCGCCCGCCAGATTTCATAGACGGGGAAGTCGGAGCTCAGCAACGCGACGGTGTGGTTTAAAGACAGTCTCGGTTGCCGCTCCCTTTCGCCGCAGCTTTCTTTTAGCAGGGCATAGTCGGTGCGCGCATCGTCTTCCCGGTAGTAGCAGCGGTGGTGCAGGTATTCGAGACGGGCCAGGTCGGGCAGGTAGGCGAAGTCTTGCAGCTCTTCGCGGGCCTGTGCCAGTTCGCTTATAAAAGTGGACATTTCCGCGCCGTAGCGGTTGAGGTCGGGGTGCCTTGACGGATGCGCCCGGATAAATGCCTTTGCCAGTTGGCGAAAATACCGCCCGCCGAGAATCCGTACGCAAACGGGATAACACTGTTCCAGCGCCTGAATGCGCGCGTTGTCCGCGTTGTTGCGGTAAATCGAGATCTGCGTCGGCGGCGGCAGCTGGGGCAGCGTGCGGATGTGCGGTCGCAACGCGGAATCGTCGTGCTTCAATGCCCGCAAAAAGCGCTCTTGCAGGGCTTTGACCGACGGAGGGTTCCCGTCCCGGCGTTGCCGGCGCGCGGGCGCCATCTCCGGGCCGGCGGCGCCGAAGGCTTGCGGTTTTGCCCGCGGTTTCGCCTTGTGCCCCGCCGTTGCGCCCGGGTTTGCGCCCGAAGGCGCCTCCCGCGCCTGCTGCGGATACCTGGCCTCGGCCTTGCGCGCTTCCTCCA from Gammaproteobacteria bacterium encodes the following:
- a CDS encoding DUF692 family protein; its protein translation is MRASAKTPDAAPDTGIGGVGIGLRSPHVERILAGGLGIRWLEILADNYLAQGGRCRRDLERLRANHPCTFHCVGMSIGSGDALNLEYLDAIKALADRYQPAWVSDHLCFVSAQGEYQNDLLPLPYTEEAVRHAADRIARIQERLGRRILIENVSCYLDFRHSTMSEAEFVNAVCERADCFLLLDINNLYVNQVNLGTPAQEFLDAVDIGRIREIHLAGFEQKEGFVIDAHNHPVSENVWQLYESFIAANPRIPTLIEWDFDIPGLDRLLEEARKAEARYPQQAREAPSGANPGATAGHKAKPRAKPQAFGAAGPEMAPARRQRRDGNPPSVKALQERFLRALKHDDSALRPHIRTLPQLPPPTQISIYRNNADNARIQALEQCYPVCVRILGGRYFRQLAKAFIRAHPSRHPDLNRYGAEMSTFISELAQAREELQDFAYLPDLARLEYLHHRCYYREDDARTDYALLKESCGERERQPRLSLNHTVALLSSDFPVYEIWRAHQHAKPPAEFEQPPQPQRICVYREKTTPRIEKITDGDYLILQEATRAPALDELI